One window of the Synechococcus sp. CC9311 genome contains the following:
- a CDS encoding glucose-1-phosphate adenylyltransferase → MKRVLAIILGGGAGTRLQPLTKMRAKPAVPLAGKYRLIDIPISNCINSSINKMYVLTQFNSASLNRHLSQTYNLNAGFGQGFVEVLAAQQTLDSPSWFEGTADAVRQYQTLFREWDVDEYLILSGDQLYRMDYSRFVEHHRSTGADLTVAALPVDAAQAEAFGLMRTDEVGNIKEFREKPKGDSLKAMAVDTSRFGLSVESSKERPYLASMGIYVFSRKTLFDLLDANPGHKDFGKEVIPEALSRGDNLKSYVFDDYWEDIGTIGAFYEANLALTQQPTPPFSFYDEAFPIYTRPRYLPPSKFVDSQITDSIISEGSIIKACSIHHSVLGVRSRVENNVVLQDSLLMGADFFESQGERETLRARGGIPVGVGEGTTVKGAILDKNARIGKNVTIVNKDRVEEADRPDQGFYIRNGIIVVVKNASIADDTVI, encoded by the coding sequence ATGAAGCGAGTACTGGCAATCATTCTCGGGGGAGGGGCTGGCACCCGTCTCCAACCACTGACAAAGATGAGAGCCAAGCCAGCAGTGCCTTTGGCGGGCAAATATCGACTGATTGATATTCCTATCAGCAATTGCATCAACTCCAGCATCAACAAGATGTATGTGTTGACGCAATTCAATAGTGCGTCACTGAATCGTCACCTCAGCCAGACATACAACCTCAACGCCGGATTTGGACAAGGGTTTGTCGAAGTCTTAGCTGCGCAACAAACGCTCGACAGCCCGTCCTGGTTCGAAGGAACGGCTGATGCCGTGCGCCAGTACCAAACCCTGTTCCGAGAATGGGATGTTGATGAATACCTGATCCTCTCCGGTGATCAGCTCTATCGAATGGACTACAGCCGTTTTGTGGAGCATCACCGCAGTACCGGCGCTGACCTCACGGTTGCAGCACTGCCTGTTGATGCTGCGCAAGCAGAAGCATTCGGTTTGATGCGCACCGATGAGGTCGGGAATATCAAGGAATTCCGCGAGAAGCCCAAGGGAGATTCCTTAAAGGCAATGGCCGTTGACACGTCCCGTTTTGGCCTCAGTGTTGAGTCCTCGAAGGAGCGCCCTTACCTGGCTTCCATGGGCATCTATGTGTTCAGTCGCAAAACTCTTTTTGATCTCCTTGACGCCAATCCCGGCCATAAGGATTTCGGCAAGGAAGTGATCCCAGAAGCGCTGTCACGTGGCGACAATCTCAAGAGCTACGTCTTTGACGATTATTGGGAAGACATCGGAACCATCGGTGCTTTCTATGAAGCCAATCTGGCTCTCACTCAACAGCCAACACCGCCCTTCAGCTTTTACGACGAAGCCTTCCCGATTTACACACGTCCTCGGTATTTGCCCCCTAGCAAGTTTGTGGACAGCCAGATCACAGATTCGATTATTAGTGAAGGATCGATTATCAAGGCCTGCAGCATCCACCACTCTGTACTGGGTGTGCGCAGTCGCGTGGAAAACAATGTGGTCCTCCAGGATTCATTGTTGATGGGAGCTGACTTCTTTGAATCGCAAGGCGAACGCGAAACTTTAAGGGCACGCGGTGGTATTCCAGTTGGAGTTGGTGAAGGCACCACTGTGAAGGGAGCCATTCTTGATAAAAATGCTCGCATTGGTAAAAACGTCACCATCGTGAATAAGGATCGCGTGGAAGAAGCTGATCGCCCTGACCAAGGCTTCTACATTCGTAATGGAATCATCGTTGTCGTTAAAAATGCATCGATTGCCGACGACACAGTGATTTGA
- the gndA gene encoding NADP-dependent phosphogluconate dehydrogenase has product MSKSHFGLIGLGVMGENLVLNAESNGFSSVVYNRTYSKTEDFLKGRGAGKNIQGATDLQDFVNKLERPRRILMMVKAGGPVDAVIEQISPFLDEGDLLIDGGNSEYHDTERRVAELESKSFGFIGMGVSGGAKGALEGPSMMPGGTKASYDAIESLVTKMAAQVEDGPCVTYIGPGGSGHFVKTVHNGIEYGIEQILAEGYDLMKRVGGMNGTQMADVFAHWNSTEELASYLVEITEVCLRTKDPDDGSDLIEKIQDKAGQKGTGLWTVVSALQMGASVPTIYAALNGRVMSSMKDQRVKAETILKGPAVKAFDLGTPADGMAPLMDAMVLSCMASYAQGMELLRIASAEHDYNLNMPSIAQIWKGGCIIRARLLQRIQDAFTTDPQLNNLLIDPWFANQVNTRLPGLAQVVAGAAEAGIPVPCLSNTLDYINSYRTARLPQNAVQAMRDCFGSHTYQRVDKEGTFHTEWLD; this is encoded by the coding sequence ATGTCGAAGTCTCACTTTGGTCTTATCGGTCTAGGCGTGATGGGCGAAAACCTTGTTCTCAATGCTGAGAGCAATGGTTTTTCAAGTGTTGTTTACAACCGCACTTATTCAAAGACGGAAGACTTTCTGAAAGGTCGAGGTGCCGGAAAAAACATTCAAGGAGCAACCGACCTTCAGGATTTTGTCAACAAATTAGAACGACCTCGCCGCATCTTGATGATGGTGAAAGCGGGTGGTCCTGTTGATGCAGTGATTGAACAGATTTCTCCCTTTTTAGACGAAGGTGATCTCCTGATTGATGGTGGCAACTCGGAATATCACGACACGGAGCGTCGTGTTGCCGAGTTGGAAAGCAAGAGCTTTGGCTTTATTGGCATGGGCGTGTCCGGGGGGGCCAAAGGTGCTCTTGAAGGGCCGAGCATGATGCCTGGCGGCACCAAAGCGTCTTACGACGCCATTGAGAGTCTCGTCACAAAAATGGCGGCCCAAGTCGAAGACGGTCCTTGTGTCACCTACATCGGCCCAGGCGGTTCAGGGCACTTTGTCAAAACAGTGCACAACGGCATCGAGTACGGCATCGAGCAAATCCTGGCTGAGGGCTATGACCTCATGAAGAGGGTTGGGGGGATGAATGGCACCCAGATGGCCGATGTCTTTGCCCATTGGAACAGCACCGAGGAGCTCGCCTCTTACCTCGTTGAGATCACAGAGGTCTGCTTGCGTACGAAGGATCCTGATGATGGGAGCGATCTGATCGAAAAGATCCAGGACAAAGCAGGACAAAAAGGCACAGGCTTATGGACTGTGGTGAGTGCCTTGCAGATGGGTGCGTCTGTACCAACCATTTATGCAGCTCTCAATGGCCGCGTGATGAGTTCGATGAAAGATCAGCGAGTCAAAGCGGAAACCATCCTCAAAGGCCCTGCGGTCAAAGCCTTTGATCTTGGCACCCCTGCCGATGGCATGGCACCACTGATGGATGCGATGGTGCTCTCCTGCATGGCCAGCTATGCCCAAGGAATGGAGCTTCTTCGGATTGCCTCCGCAGAGCATGATTACAACTTGAACATGCCCTCGATCGCTCAGATCTGGAAGGGTGGCTGCATCATTCGCGCGCGACTTCTCCAACGGATTCAGGATGCTTTCACAACCGATCCGCAGCTGAACAATCTGCTCATTGATCCTTGGTTTGCCAATCAGGTCAACACCCGACTTCCTGGTTTAGCCCAAGTCGTTGCAGGAGCCGCTGAGGCCGGAATTCCTGTGCCCTGCTTGAGCAACACACTCGACTACATCAACAGCTATCGCACAGCTCGTCTGCCTCAGAATGCAGTTCAAGCCATGCGCGACTGCTTTGGCTCCCACACCTATCAACGCGTTGATAAAGAAGGAACGTTTCACACCGAGTGGTTGGATTGA
- the pgl gene encoding 6-phosphogluconolactonase produces MTSYRIERARDPQDLALRASEYIATAIQLALDQRDRAQIALSGGTTPSQAYQRLGQQHLPWNRVDVFLGDERWVSADDESSNARMLRATLLQTGEPGAAACFQPVPTVELPSPEASADAFAELISKTCTGEPPIFDMMVLGLGDDGHTASLFPGTEAPDVCDRWTTIGRGKGLERITLTAPVLSASRTVMFLVSGAKKREALRRLLDPTESPKRTPAKLAQPESEIIVLVDEAACEGL; encoded by the coding sequence ATGACCTCCTATCGAATTGAACGAGCCCGAGATCCGCAGGATCTAGCGCTGCGGGCCTCTGAATACATCGCCACAGCAATACAACTGGCGCTTGATCAACGCGATCGTGCTCAGATTGCACTCTCTGGAGGGACCACTCCCTCCCAGGCCTATCAGAGGTTGGGCCAACAACATTTGCCCTGGAATCGCGTGGATGTCTTTCTTGGAGACGAACGTTGGGTCTCCGCGGATGACGAGTCCAGCAATGCACGCATGCTCCGCGCCACATTGCTGCAAACCGGAGAGCCAGGAGCAGCAGCCTGTTTTCAACCTGTTCCAACCGTTGAGCTTCCCTCACCAGAAGCCAGCGCTGATGCTTTCGCAGAGCTGATCAGCAAAACCTGTACTGGAGAGCCACCCATCTTCGACATGATGGTCTTGGGTCTTGGGGATGACGGGCACACCGCCTCACTTTTCCCTGGCACTGAGGCTCCTGACGTTTGTGATCGCTGGACCACGATTGGACGGGGTAAAGGATTGGAGCGCATCACACTCACAGCTCCAGTGCTCAGCGCGTCTCGAACCGTGATGTTCCTAGTGAGTGGAGCCAAGAAAAGGGAAGCCCTGCGTCGCTTGCTCGATCCAACTGAATCCCCAAAACGAACTCCAGCAAAATTGGCACAACCGGAGTCAGAAATCATCGTCCTTGTCGACGAAGCTGCCTGCGAAGGTCTTTAA
- a CDS encoding CIA30 family protein, protein MTTSRVSFDSWATLNDTIMGGTSQAGCRLTPEGLLLEGELVADGGGFVSCRSPLLRPPLDLSAFRGLRLAVEGEGRTLKFAVACSDGLMGLTEMIPGGLRWVTPVPTKVEGTTFAEIAFEDLQPVVRAKPVGLPLRFDASAITRLQVLHSRFDEAGSTNPGFRAGAIRLLIHSIEAYQ, encoded by the coding sequence ATGACCACGTCCCGTGTTTCATTCGATTCCTGGGCCACACTCAACGACACGATCATGGGTGGGACGAGCCAAGCCGGCTGCCGCCTCACTCCCGAAGGTCTGCTGCTGGAGGGTGAGCTAGTCGCAGATGGAGGAGGTTTTGTAAGTTGCCGTTCCCCCTTGCTCAGACCGCCCCTCGATCTTTCCGCCTTCAGAGGATTGCGCTTAGCGGTGGAAGGTGAAGGTCGAACCTTGAAATTTGCAGTGGCTTGCTCTGATGGATTGATGGGACTCACAGAGATGATTCCTGGCGGACTGCGCTGGGTAACACCCGTTCCCACAAAGGTGGAAGGCACCACCTTTGCAGAGATTGCCTTCGAAGATCTTCAGCCTGTTGTTCGTGCCAAACCAGTAGGACTGCCTTTGCGTTTTGATGCGTCCGCGATTACCCGCTTACAAGTGCTCCATTCACGGTTTGATGAGGCAGGATCCACGAATCCGGGCTTCCGTGCAGGTGCAATCCGCCTTCTGATTCATTCGATCGAAGCCTACCAATGA
- the ilvD gene encoding dihydroxy-acid dehydratase, with translation MLRSDAVTQGIQRSPNRAMLRAVGFGDEDFGKPIIGIANGYSTITPCNVGLNGLSRRAEDSARKAGGMPQTFGTITVSDGISMGTEGMKYSLVSREVIADAIETACNGQSMDGVLAVGGCDKNMPGAMLAMARMNIPSIFVYGGTIKPGKLGGCDLTVVSAFEAVGQITSGKIDEEQLTAIEKNACPGAGSCGGMFTANTMSAAIETMGLSLPHSSTMAAEDEEKAESAARSGEVLVEAIKSNIRPLDLLTREAFENAISVIMAVGGSTNSVLHLLAIARTAGVDLSIDDFEQIRQRVPVICDLKPSGRFVTVDLHQAGGIPQVMKLLLDAGLLHGDCRTIEGKTLKELLADIPSTPPEGQEVIRPLSNPLYAKGHLAILKGNLASEGAVAKISGIKTPVLTGPARVFESEEDCLASIIGKHIHAGDVIVIRQEGPVGGPGMREMLAPTAAIVGQGLGDKVALITDGRFSGGTYGLVVGHVAPEAAVGGAIGLVMEGDSITVDANQNLLQLNVNEAELETRRRTWSGHKPRYKTGILGKYARLVSSSSRGAVTDQPD, from the coding sequence TCGGTGATGAAGATTTCGGCAAGCCCATTATCGGGATCGCTAACGGTTACAGCACGATTACACCTTGCAATGTGGGATTGAATGGTCTGTCCCGTCGTGCCGAAGATTCGGCTCGAAAGGCAGGTGGAATGCCTCAGACTTTCGGAACCATCACCGTCAGCGATGGCATCTCGATGGGCACGGAAGGAATGAAATATTCCTTGGTGAGCCGTGAAGTGATTGCTGATGCAATTGAAACGGCCTGCAATGGGCAAAGTATGGATGGCGTTCTGGCGGTTGGTGGTTGCGATAAAAATATGCCTGGCGCCATGTTGGCGATGGCACGTATGAATATCCCCTCGATTTTTGTGTACGGGGGAACAATTAAGCCGGGAAAATTAGGTGGCTGTGACCTCACTGTTGTGAGTGCTTTTGAGGCTGTCGGTCAGATTACGAGTGGGAAAATTGATGAAGAGCAGCTAACTGCGATTGAAAAAAATGCCTGCCCAGGTGCTGGCAGCTGTGGAGGCATGTTCACGGCCAATACGATGAGTGCTGCGATTGAAACGATGGGGCTGAGTCTTCCCCACAGTTCAACGATGGCTGCCGAAGATGAGGAAAAAGCAGAGAGTGCGGCTCGTTCTGGTGAAGTCCTCGTTGAGGCAATTAAATCCAATATTCGCCCCCTTGATTTGCTCACGCGGGAAGCCTTTGAAAATGCCATCAGCGTGATCATGGCGGTGGGCGGCTCCACCAACTCTGTGTTGCATTTGCTTGCTATCGCGCGCACAGCAGGCGTGGATCTCAGCATCGACGACTTTGAACAGATCCGCCAACGCGTTCCGGTGATTTGTGATCTAAAACCGAGTGGTCGTTTTGTCACCGTGGATCTTCATCAGGCTGGGGGCATTCCACAGGTGATGAAATTGCTTTTAGATGCGGGCTTGCTCCATGGCGATTGCCGCACGATTGAAGGGAAAACATTGAAAGAATTGTTGGCTGATATTCCTTCAACGCCTCCTGAAGGACAAGAAGTGATTAGGCCGTTAAGTAACCCCCTTTATGCCAAAGGGCATTTGGCCATTCTGAAAGGAAATTTGGCAAGCGAAGGAGCTGTCGCCAAAATCAGCGGCATCAAAACGCCTGTCCTCACAGGTCCTGCTCGCGTTTTTGAAAGCGAAGAGGATTGTTTAGCGTCGATTATTGGTAAACATATTCATGCTGGTGATGTCATCGTGATTCGCCAGGAAGGTCCAGTGGGAGGTCCTGGAATGCGCGAAATGCTTGCACCAACTGCTGCCATTGTTGGGCAGGGACTCGGTGACAAGGTGGCGCTGATTACGGATGGTCGATTCAGTGGTGGAACCTATGGTTTGGTGGTTGGCCACGTGGCTCCAGAAGCTGCCGTTGGTGGAGCAATCGGCCTTGTTATGGAAGGAGACAGCATCACTGTGGATGCCAATCAAAACCTTCTTCAACTCAATGTGAATGAGGCTGAACTCGAAACACGCCGCCGCACTTGGTCAGGACATAAGCCTAGATACAAGACTGGAATTCTTGGCAAATATGCTCGACTTGTCTCGAGTTCTAGTCGTGGTGCCGTGACAGATCAGCCTGATTAA